Proteins encoded within one genomic window of Plasmodium cynomolgi strain B DNA, chromosome 11, whole genome shotgun sequence:
- a CDS encoding hypothetical protein (putative), with the protein MQPSSSVKSRSPGELKCRVRKSRGGEGRRKRKGKELTGGDACGVMVSQVEVAAESSAPVEEAADAAAQVEEVVESLAQVEEVTDAADTADTAGAPAAKHTESVFREHEWMGLILQIIENDNFELAQKLMLLIFEKEEELYKQFADVERSDASTCDDFSPLGGADELSRADEPNREDEPNRVDEPNRVDELSRADELSRADEPNRADEPKNSSVCSTGGAPKQKKDKEVSHYMEQIVHSCPSDWPLLDIAILIIVSQIVCFIFTHNKWKHFFQTCSLFEKFCIPILLNSSIINAEKNGTPILMFEHDFFCKILTTRNGGELSSTANGELSATANGELSATANGELSSTEVKSRCEYLKNDHVGKEMTILDVIFLALASYITVSQNLDEYVERNNVAYYLDLFRKRARKGGVEEERRRRRKRKVSRVSSEMRGGLQTREGHHQSKLSSGETRAGSQRRPSRHSKYTAKKQRFSEPLHQNKRSEEQYLCERTKRRRMTYEKNVKRRLSILRTAKCIPALGKHSMRRRSAYPDAWHGKEIPKGDSENRQEDNKMSKFFLFRNKKIETIVQYHTRSHLEKMLCHIVIEIFNLVYAFGEYSVENVLIIRKFFRVFLNFAQKRFIGLSRIYDNYYNVWIWVERIFSQNFYELNNLLYNVGLEKSSLVGEVNLSANYAKIETISKNVKRFSTLQRRNCSVLRRYWATFGSKEGIAANGERDVVGLVGVVSDGDGDGGRGRTLPRSSLETSMEEAPTGLMSHEWIPNGELDKENLRKHRILCKLEKRDHSKDRLTLHFLNAVECIYHVYHSMEEIPSFLQLKKKKYFSNYMGSSEMENGKGSMGIPFLNGSTNEKCDLERSYSSPSQVMVLLNQYMDGSNKYERGVNAHLGTRTSVEVEDKNDHWIKQLKRRLKIYDIQWHEEYEKQYVNLASSMKKLKKKFTEKKLFCKIMESNVNSIWLDKNQVYLQYIQITINCKFILGCSYDEIFEFIKGNYGFVFNMVEERRRGLAGCRSSSSEGNGRRKFQDDNFLLMAWEIANFYFCILYYKFELKEILQELLKWISIFSELEEGDDRDGDMDMHMHMGRESRVGSLVTYRQRCVSYAAHILIFLNEYTCAQRVLKQFSREFLRNVRQGQRGNGNPLGSAPLGRDPIGSNPLGNDPLGSDPLVCTPLGDNPLEPRCPKQSRPAIVPTCERTALQVHTMNKCYLYDKWINFMIRKYNRLIPFLLKKKNIVKLILFNNKNVKILLKKKKEKVITKKVMSKMQQLQKVVLSLYCLCVKLYKGYYDHASILHFKTAQQLLAASKYLGIHIKERESVTSYFPSEGAHGAEVKMGRTLLNELPYHMASNNFLRADGEGNLFSGCSFGDAMGASPAGGRAASEWASPGLYLRADSTSPHASPHLGRKTDCDEDVQKEGSQKEESQKEGSQNNDDMFYLHALVLSIQIQYTLSVCIIICADLFISPAKLNRLAGGRRANKDPPVVSKSTHPPFVRSLFNCKILRKHYRVINGHDFVKGKDSNYSKRRRRMKKKKKKKREKKEPVSCGGMGLSGHMHMYYVNYVGGGASKGSHSEGFFSSGVELQTDKKVTYGVQDVGRLCDHGEESHVGDSSKDSPTDCCGDNQWSNQPDRDCLSDVVMDKTHDFLEGEWASPPSGWPGGHLIGWPSDRLSGYPNGYPSGYLNGYLSECLPGRYENFKRSILKKRGSNMSVRDGKLKQNGDDCAVRTCGPDPVDTRNAYHILVQISTWLSKNSAAQLAWIGQKLFKMCLPELLCIVLALQANMFMGKNILTNIKRIDRILKLCAESPQLVYFAAESLKNHRSKTNRKTYKNYFSIGKRYKEIFVKRKRDVIDSKEELFQLCRHFLPRDGVDKGGNHDDGESNSSAMLSLKRWLQGGAVKWLHESGEPSGDNRKEEVTWGKFHLSHESVGRRAK; encoded by the exons atgcagccaAGTTCGTCCGTGAAGAGTCGTTCCCCGGGAGAGTTGAAGTGCAGGGTGAGGAAGTCGAGGGGTGGTGAGGGCCGGAGaaagaggaaaggaaaagagttAACAGGGGGGGATGCGTGTGGTGTAATGGTGTCCCAGGTGGAAGTAGCGGCAGAATCGTCGGCCCCGGTGGAAGAAGCGGCAGACGCGGCAGcccaagtggaagaagtggtaGAATCGTTGGCCCAGGTGGAAGAAGTGACAGACGCGGCAGACACGGCAGACACGGCAGGCGCCCCCGCCGCTAAACACACGGAATCCGTCTTCCGCGAACACGAGTGGATGGGCCTGATCCTGCAGATAATAGAGAACGATAATTTCGAGCTAGCCCAAAAGTTGATGCTCTTGATTTttgagaaggaggaggagttaTACAAACAGTTCGCAGACGTGGAGAGGAGTGACGCGAGCACGTGTGACGATTTTTCCCCACTCGGCGGAGCAGATGAGCTGAGCCGAGCAGATGAGCCGAACCGAGAAGATGAGCCGAACCGGGTAGATGAACCGAACCGGGTAGATGAGCTGAGCCGAGCAGATGAGCTGAGCCGAGCAGATGAACCGAACCGGGCAGACGAGCCGAAGAACAGTTCTGTGTGTAGTACAGGTGGTGCACcgaagcagaaaaaggatAAGGAAGTGTCTCATTACATGGAGCAAATTGTGCACAGCTGCCCATCAGACTGGCCCCTACTAGACATAGCCATACTGATAATCGTCTCCCAAATAGtatgcttcatttttaccCATAACAAATGGAAGCACTTTTTTCAGACCTGTTCTCTCTTTGAAAAATTCTgcattcccattttgttgaaCTCTTCTATAATTAATGCAGAGAAGAATGGAACTCCAATCTTGATGTTTGAGcacgattttttttgcaaaatattgaCCACGAGGAATGGAGGAGAGTTATCCTCCACAGCGAATGGAGAGCTATCCGCCACTGCGAATGGAGAGTTATCCGCCACTGCGAATGGAGAGCTTTCCTCCACTGAGGTGAAATCCCGCTGTGAATACTTAAAGAATGACCACGTGGGGAAAGAAATGACAATTTTGGATGTGATTTTCTTGGCCTTGGCTTCCTACATCACCGTCAGCCAAAACTTAGATGAGTATGTCGAAAGGAACAACGTTGCATATTATTTGGACTTGTTTCGTAAGAGAGCCCGTAAAGGGGGGGTCGAGGAGGAGAGgcggagaaggagaaagaggAAGGTGTCTCGTGTGAGCAGTGAAATGAGGGGGGGCCTCCAAACCAGGGAAGGTCATCACCAAAGCAAGCTTAGCAGCGGCGAAACTAGGGCAGGTAGCCAAAGGAGGCCTAGTAGACATTCCAAGTACACAGCAAAAAAGCAGCGATTTTCCGAACCCCTGCACCAGAATAAGCGAAGTGAGGAGCAATACCTCTGTGAGAGAACGAAGAGGAGAAGAATGACGTATGAGAAGAATGTGAAGCGGAGGCTGAGCATTCTGAGGACAGCCAAATGTATCCCTGCATTGGGTAAACACTCGATGCGTAGAAGGAGTGCCTATCCTGACGCGTGGCATGGGAAGGAAATACCCAAAGGAGACAGTGAAAACAGGCAGGAGGATaataaaatgagcaaattcttcctctttagaaataaaaaaatagaaaccATTGTGCAATACCATACTAGGAGCCACttagaaaaaatgttgtgCCATATTGTTATCGAAATTTTCAACTTGGTATATGCCTTTGGGGAATACTCCGTGGAGAATGTGCTTATCATTAGGAAGTTTTTCCGCGTGTTTTTAAACTTCGCGCAGAAGAGATTCATCGGCTTGTCT AGGATATACGACAACTACTACAACGTGTGGATTTGGGTGGAAAggattttttcccaaaactTTTACGAGCTGAACAACCTGCTGTATAACGTAGGCCTGGAGAAAAGCAGCCTCGTGGGAGAGGTCAATCTAAGTGCCAACTATGCAAAGATAGAAACGATTAGTAAAAACGTGAAGAGATTTTCCACATTGCAGAGGAGGAACTGTTCCGTGTTGAGGAGGTACTGGGCGACCTTCGGGTCCAAGGAGGGAATTGcagcaaatggggaaagagACGTAGTTGGACTAGTTGGAGTAGTTAGCGATGGTGATGGTGATGGCGGAAGGGGCAGAACGCTACCACGGTCATCTCTGGAGACATCCATGGAGGAGGCACCCACCGGTTTGATGTCCCACGAGTGGATCCCGAACGGAGAGCTAGACAAGGAAAACTTGCGAAAACATAGAATCCTGTGCAAGCTCGAAAAAAGAGACCACTCGAAGGATAGACTAACCCTCCACTTCTTAAATGCAGTCGAGTGTATCTATCATGTGTACCACTCAATGGAAGaaattccttcttttcttcaattaaaaaaaaaaaaatatttttcaaactaCATGGGTAgtagcgaaatggaaaatggCAAAGGATCAATGGGGATACCTTTTTTGAATGGATctacaaatgaaaaatgcgaTTTGGAGAGAAGCTATTCGAGTCCAAGCCAAGTGATGGTACTTCTGAATCAGTACATGGATGGTAGTAATAAGTACGAGAGGGGAGTGAATGCCCATTTGGGAACGAGGACTAGTGTAGAGGTGGAGGATAAGAACGATCACTGGATTAAACAGCTAAAAAGGaggttaaaaatatatgacataCAATGGCATGAAGAATATGAAAAGCAGTATGTaaatttggctagctccatgaaaaagttaaaaaaaaaattcacagaaaaaaagctGTTTTGTAAGATCATGGAGAGTAATGTAAATTCCATTTGGCTAGACAAAAATCAGGTGTATCTTCAATACATCCAAATAACCATcaattgtaaatttattttgggTTGTTCCTATGATGAGATTTTTGAGTTCATAAAAGGGAACTATGGCTTTGTGTTTAACATGGTGGAGGAGAGACGGAGGGGCCTCGCAGGGTGTAGGAGTTCCTCATCTGAGGGGaatggaaggagaaaatttcaaGACGATAATTTTCTACTCATGGCATGGGAAATCGcgaatttttacttttgcattttgtATTACAAATTTGAGTTGAAAGAAATTTTGCAAGAGTTGCTAAAGTGGATTTCTATTTTTAGTGAACTGGAGGAGGGAGATGATAGGGATGGCGACATggatatgcatatgcatatgggTAGGGAGAGTCGCGTCGGTTCCTTGGTGACCTACCGGCAACGGTGCGTATCGTACGCCGCGCACATTTTGATCTTCCTGAATGAGTACACCTGCGCACAGAGGGTGCTTAAGCAGTTCTCGCGGGAGTTCCTGCGAAATGTGCGGCAGGGTCAGCGGGGAAATGGCAACCCCCTAGGCAGCGCTCCGTTAGGCAGAGATCCGATAGGCAGCAATCCGTTAGGCAACGACCCGTTAGGCAGCGATCCGTTAGTTTGCACCCCCTTAGGAGACAACCCGCTGGAACCCCGCTGCCCCAAGCAAAGCAGACCAGCCATCGTTCCCACATGCGAAAGAACAGCTCTGCAGGTGCACACCATGAATAAGTGCTACCTGTACGACAAATGGATCAATTTCATGATTAGGAAGTACAACCGTTTGATTCCGTTTCTcctgaaaaagaaaaatatcgtGAAgctaattctttttaataataaaaatgtaaaaatcctgctgaagaagaagaaagaaaaagtgatcacaaaaaaagtgatgaGTAAAATGCAGCAACTGCAGAAGGTTGTTTTGTCTCTCTATTGTCTCTGCGTTAAGCTGTACAAGGGTTATTACGACCACGcgtccattttgcatttcaaAACTGCGCAGCAGTTGTTGGCTGCTTCGAAGTACTTGGGCATTCATATTAAAGAGAGGGAGTCCGTAACGAGTTATTTCCCATCGGAGGGTGCTCATGGAGCTGAGgtgaaaatgggaaggaCGCTTCTCAACGAGTTGCCCTACCATATGGCTTCAAACAACTTTTTAAGAGCGGATGGTGAAGGGAATTTATTTTCGGGGTGCTCTTTTGGCGATGCAATGGGTGCATCCCCTGCGGGAGGTCGCGCAGCCTCCGAGTGGGCTTCCCCTGGGTTGTACTTGCGTGCGGACAGCACTAGTCCCCACGCTAGTCCTCACCTGGGGAGGAAAACCGACTGCGATGAAGACGTGCAAAAGGAGGGCAgccaaaaggaggagagcCAAAAGGAGGGCAGCCAAAACAACGATGACATGTTCTACCTTCACGCGCTTGTTCTGAGCATACAGATACAGTACACTCTCTCGGTGTGCATCATAATCTGTGCAGATTTGTTCATCTCCCCGGCGAAGTTAAATCGACTCGCGGGTGGAAGGCGAGCCAATAAAGACCCTCCTGTAGTGAGTAAGTCGACGCATCCCCCCTTCGTGCGATCATTATTTAACTGCAAAATTTTGCGCAAGCATTATAGAGTTATAAATGGGCACGATTTTGTCAAGGGGAAAGACAGCAATTattcaaaaaggaggaggaggatgaagaagaagaagaagaaaaagagggaaaaaaaagaacctgTGAGTTGTGGTGGTATGGGGCTGTCTggacatatgcacatgtactACGTTAACTATGTTGGTGGTGGGGCCAGCAAGGGAAGCCACAGCGAAGGCTTCTTCTCATCGGGGGTGGAGTTACAAACGGATAAGAAGGTTACCTATGGTGTTCAGGACGTAGGTAGGTTGTGTGACCATGGAGAGGAGTCACACGTAGGAGACAGCTCCAAAGATTCTCCCACCGACTGTTGCGGGGACAACCAGTGGAGCAATCAGCCGGACCGGGACTGCCTCTCTGACGTCGTAATGGATAAAACGCATGACTTCCTGGAGGGGGAATGGGCGTCTCCACCGAGCGGCTGGCCCGGTGGCCACCTGATCGGCTGGCCCAGTGACCGCCTGAGTGGCTATCCCAATGGCTACCCAAGTGGCTACCTCAACGGTTACCTTAGTGAGTGCCTGCCCGGCCGCTACGAAAATTTCAAGAGgtcaattttgaaaaaaagggggagcaaCATGAGCGTCCGTGATGGAAAGTTAAAGCAGAACGGGGATGACTGCGCAGTGCGGACGTGCGGTCCAGACCCGGTGGACACAAGAAACGCTTATCACATCCTAGTGCAAATTTCGACGTGGCTAAGTAAGAACTCCGCTGCGCAGCTCGCGTGGATTGGTCAG AAGCTTTTTAAGATGTGCCTGCCGGAACTGCTGTGCATCGTCCTGGCCCTCCAAGCCAACATGTTCATGGGAAAGAACATTTTGACG AACATAAAACGAATCGACCGCATACTGAAGCTCTGCGCGGAGAGCCCGCAGCTGGTTTACTTCGCCGCGGAGTCATTAAAAAACCACAGAAGTAAGACAAATAGGAAGACATACAAAAATTACTTTAGCATAGGAAAAAGGTACAAGGAAATTTTtgtgaagagaaaaagggacGTCATCGACTCGAAGGAGGAGCTCTTCCAACTGTGTCGTCATTTTTTACCACGCGATGGGGTGGACAAGGGGGGCAACCACGACG atgGCGAAAGTAACTCTTCTGCCATGCTGAGTCTGAAGAGGTGGCTCCAAGGGGGAGCTGTGAAATGGTTGCACGAAAGCGGGGAGCCGTCGGGGGACAACAGGAAAGAAGAGGTAACATGGGGCAAATTTCACCTGTCACACGAGTCGGTTGGGCGAAGGGCGAAATGA